Genomic DNA from Hordeum vulgare subsp. vulgare chromosome 2H, MorexV3_pseudomolecules_assembly, whole genome shotgun sequence:
TGACCGGTAAAAAAAAACAACTCAGACGGACGTCTCAAACGAAAGTCATGTGTGGTGTGGGGCATACTACATGTTTTTTGTCAGGCCGAGGATGCCTGAGCATAATTTACTGGTACGCCTTTCACGTGTTTTAACAGATCCTGGATAGCTAGTAAGTGTAAGACATGTGTTTATGTCATTGATTTGGACAGTAACTTTTCACAAGTAGCTATAGCTGCTCTGAGAAAGCAGGTAGGTAAGCCATTTGGCGGGTTTTTCACGGCTGTGATTGTTGGTTTCACGCATGAAATGCCTGTTGAAAGTGCTGCTTGAGTGTTGATTAGACGTGACTTATCTATGCCTACATGTCATGATTAAAACTGATTTAGCCAATTCTACatgattttgttgaattttaACGTAAATATTTTTGACATGGTGACTTGAATATGATCCCAGACATAAGCCAATATATTAGTTCCCCTTCCTTTGATTTCTCATTTTGAACTAAACTTTTGCCCTTTCTAACGTCTTCCCCATATAATTTGTTTTCACCCAAATTCATTTCAAACATAAATTTAAACGGCATTATTCCATAACTTTAAAAGCGGTACCACATTAGCATCAAACACAACATCATTAAATAATCCATTACCTTATACATTACCATTCCACAACATCGGCATTAAATAAGGAAAATCATCACTACATAGATAGATAGCTCTAGAGAGGGCACGTCCTGAACCCATGAATATATGAACCcgcttttcaaaacatgcattttAAGCACATTTTAAAATGCCAAAAAAATTAAATACAAATTTCACGCATACATGTTCGCAAATATGGATGCGCAGcacaaagttttgtgaaaaaaatatctttttttgttttgtctccGCAAAAAAAAGAGACAAATTTCAGTTCTTCTAAGTAGCGTTTGAgacaaaaaaaaattatatttttgcaCATGCCACAAAAAAGTCATTTTTTCGTGGAACTTTATGCACGCAAATAGAACATGGAGACATACCCGTGCAACCTTTTTTCGGATTTTTTAGCATTTGAAAATGGATTTTGCAAAGTGGCTTCATATGTATCCACGTTCATCCATGCACTTTCCGATAGCTCTACTCCTTGTCAGGGAGATGTTGATCACCCCCCTCGATGGAAGGGCCAGACGCATGGTCGTTGGGGCGGGTTGTATCCACCGCATCGAGGTGAACCCACCGGCCTAATCTCCTCATCGATGGCTTCATGTTCGAGGTCCTGGAACATATATGCATGCTCGGTGTGAAACACATGATATCGCGGTGCTCGCGCTCGATTGTGTTTGGTCTCACCAACGAGGCGAGGATCGCGTGATTTCCAATGATGATTTTAGGGTTCGTGACAAGCACAACGTCGAGACCAACATGTTTGGTGCCTCCTAGGCGAGCATACGGTGGTACTGCTCCTTCGCACTCCATGCATTGCTGCAAAATGTCGAGGCGGCTTGGTGTCTCCTCGGCGAGCATTTTGCAGCGATGCATGAGCatggttagagcatctacagcctgGCGTCTCAAATAGGCCTCAAATGCGCGGACGCACGGTAGACCGGTCAAAGAAAAGCAACTCGGACGAAAGATTCAAACGAGTCTCAAATGTTCTAGCTCACCGGCACTACTCGTATCCAACACAAATCAAGGGCTGATATAGGGCAGCCCGGGCAAGACCGGACGCATCCGCTACATCGGACTAACGTTGGGGTCCCACAGGAAAACATGCGGAAACCCGATGGTCCAACGTGCCCCTCCTCCAATGGGGTGTGAACGTCTCGTGACGCCCCTCCTTTCTACCTTGGCATCTTTTGTTAGCAGTTGGCTGCTGCGTTTTTTTCCTTGTCTTTTCTGCATCTCGTTTTGGCGCCTGGACCGTCATCATTCTGCTTTGAAGATTTTGCAGCGACCAAAAGAAGACGTCCAAATGCTGAACAACCCCCTCGCCGGCTCCCGTCGGCGATGGTGCGATTCCGGTCGGTCGGTCAGCACAGACAAACGCCCCGCTCGAATCACCATAGGCGCTGCTGCCTTTTTGACGAGCGACTAAGAATTCACCAGGCAAGGTGGGTGGGTACGACCAAGACGAGAGATCCTCATGGCGTGATGGAGCCGCGGATACAAACCCCGCTCAGCGCGATCGCCGTCGCCCAGTGGAACGCAagagcgtgcgtgcgtgcgtgcgtgcgtgtggtTGGGTTTAAAGTTAAACCCCTGAGCACGGCGAAGCAGGCACGTCGTCAACGAATGCATCTGGTAGTGCCGAGCTCTTTTTCTGCTTGGCGTGTGAGCCATCCGGCACTGGACGAACCTCCCTGTCGATATCTCTTGTTTCAGCCTGGCTACCAGTGGTACGAAGGCGCTGGTCCAACATTCGGGCACGCAGATGCCTCTTCGGTCAATGAAGTAGAGTCGGTCCGTGCACCCAGTCTCAGAGATGGACTTGATTTTTCGACACGGGTTTGAGCTTTGCTTACCGCTCTTGCTCGTCTATTTTTCAAACCAGACTGCCTTTCAGGGGATACGACTCGATGAGTATTCATCGTAACGGCAAGATTTACTACTAGAGGGCATTTTTTTTCACGGGTGGCACATAAATAGACGCGCCATTCCAGAATCCGCGTCTTTTTGTACCAAGCGAATCTAGCATCAAGAGTAACAATCTACATGTGAGAATACATGACCAGACAAAACTTGGCACACGCTCTCTCCATTACGTTACAACTCCTTTCTTTGTACATTGTCACCTAGTCGTACAACCCAAGACAACACACGCTCGCTAacactctcctctcctctcctctccacaAGCTAACAAAAAAAAAAGACAAAGAATACATAATAATCACACAAAGAACCAAACTCCCGAATACAAGGGAATCGTTTGCTTATATACTATACACAAACCTACACAAACAAACGGGACCCCCAAAAAATCCCACACCCTACCAAACAAAATGTCCATATAAAACACAATGAGAAATGTCACGCCTCATTGGTTAGCGTCGATCGCCGTGCCGGACCTTGCCTGCGAGATCCGGTTCGCGTAGATGGTCACCAGCCGCAGCTGCGTGCTGCTCAACCCTTCCAGGTACGGGACAAATGATTTCCCGAGCATGATGTAGATGTCCACCAAGCAGAATACAACGCTCTAAAAAACGTGTAAATAAGTTAAGGCCACATTGTTTAAGTAATATAGAAAGGAAATCCTTCCATGATAATATCTGCAGTAGATTAGTAGTACCCACCTTTCGAACATCGGGACTTTGGTTACTAAAAGCATCAAACAGTGCTGGCAAAAATGTAGGCAGCTGATCCATCAATTCATCCTGGGAAAGGTGCGCAACAAGCTGCAAGAGATTGTCACATGAAAGTTAACAGTCAAAACTGATTGCTCATTAGATATGTTTAATTAATATATGTTCCTAATAGGCCAGAACCACTCTACAACAAGACGAAGAATTTAAGTAGGTTTTCAAACGCAGGATGCATATATGAGAAATCCAAACGCGTTATAGCTGCCTGCCTAGGGTCTGTCATAACACCGTATGAGATACCTTTGTCAAACAGTTGATACTCACAACGAGTATCTTTTCATCATCACTGACCAAAAGAGGTACTACAACCTGCAGTAGAACCAATGACCATGGAAAGTAAAGTTAAATACACCAAGCAGAAACAAAAATTAACAGTGATACATAAAGAGAGATGATTTGTACATACAGCAAGGCATCTGAAAGGATCGTATTTTGCCAACAAAACATTTATGCATCGGTTCGCTTCATTTGAAATCTGCATACCcagaaagaatattaagttactAAAACAACAAAGCTGAACAAAGAACAGATCTAAGATATTATAGTGAGAAAAATAAAGGCAGGTATACCTTTGCCACGACATCTTTGGTACCATGCAGAAGTTTTTCAAGAACGATCTCAATAGATTCTTCCATAGCATCTTTCTGAGAGCAAAATAATCATTATTAGCGGCGATTAATTAAACTAATCTTAATGTGCATACGCATGGATAGTGGACCTGATTGTTGAGCATCTCGGCAATTAAAGACAAAGCAATCTCCCTAGTAGATGGATCGGAGTCACCCAGCACGTCAAGTACGGTCGTTAATATTTGATTGAAATACTGTTGGAAAATAGAAAGGCTGGAATCAGAATGCAAATAGTTTGAAACCTCTCGGCTCTAGCTTAGTATATATTCCATTTTAACTTACACCTCTGGTAACACAGCTGGTAAGGAAATAATGATTTCGCATATTTATGCaacgaaaaaaaggaaaatatacAAGAGAAGGTGGCATAGCATGCTGCTGTGGCATTTGTATATGCAAAACTGCAAATGCCGCTGAGAATTAAGAAAGTTGAAATGCAACCCTGTTTTCCAAATACCCATTATTCTTTTGCTGAGAAATTGGCAGAATATGGTTTAGAAAAAATAAACTGGACTATGCTAAAATTAAGTGCGTTGGTTTCCCCTAGAAACTGTGGGGTTAACATAAGGTACATTTTGTAGGGAAATCAGGTTGCAAACCTTTGACCAGATGGAGCTGTCATTACCAAGTGAAGCCTTAATCAACTGTTGTAATGCTTCGTGCTTTTCCAAACTTGATATTTCTGTATCAGTGCTTATCTACAAAGTAACAAAAATAAAGTAAAGCACTTCACAAAGATTTAGGAAAGAAAAAATTCACAACAGTGCACACAATCAAGTAAAAGGATTTTTCATTAGTACCTGATGAAGAAGCTGTGGTATGCTCAAACCGTTGTCAGCATGTATGCTGGTCTTTATAGAACTAAGGTTTACAACCATATCTCCCTCTTGAACATCTTTTCCTGTATTTGAACCAACAGCATTATGCCCATCAGGGCTGTGCAGTTGGCTGAAATCCAAGCGTGGAGTGCTCATAGCGGTTTCACCATCTAAGGAGACATCGGTTTTTTCAGGATAGTTTGTCCAAGAACGATTATCTTCCATAGCTGAGCTAATATTATTCTTCGATTCTCTACTTCTATTTAGAAAAACTTCAGTTCCTGAGGCCGGTTCCGGGCTTTGATTAGTAGCGGCACTCATATCCGAAGTTGTTCGGGCCATAGAGACATTATATAATGTTGGTTCTTGCACTGTAGTGGTCTTCTTTCCCACTTCAGCGTCAAGGGAACTAGAAGAATACCGCCCAAAAGGATAACTCTTCTTCAATGTCTGTGCATAACCATCTTCAGAAGAAGTTCCAAAATCTGCTTGGTCATAAGATTTAGGGCGTGGGCGTTCTTTCTTGCTCTGCAAGTAGTTCACCAGATCAACCTCAATACGAGGTGTTTTTTGCTTCAGGGCACGCCTCAATAGGTTTTGTTCTTCAACTGATAAACTTAAAATAAAATTTAACACTGCTGTAGAGTCAAACTGAGAATAAACAGATATGATACCAGAAATAGATGCCTCCTTCAGTTTTGCATTCTTTTCATTCACTAAAGGTGCCAATTTTGAAAGCCATAGCTTAAGGAAGCCGCTGTTACTGTAACCTTCAGAATCTACCGTGTACTTACTGAACGATCTGTTTGCAAATTCAATAACAGCCAGCTTTGCCTTTGGCGACCTCTGTTCATCTAGTGAGCGTACTAGGGCAGGTAGCAGCATATCAATAGCATATAATCGACCAACAATCTCCAAAGTCAAAGAACATGGTTTTTTTACCAACTCTTTTGGATCAATAAGGCGGGAAAAGACATGTGGCAAAATTCTTTCGACATAACTCTCAAATGGCTTCTTGCAGGCTGGAATAATCTCTGCAAGCGTAGAAAAAGCCGCTTGTGCAACCTTATGATGAGGATCATCCAGATGGCGGAAAAATAGCTTCATGACCTTTTCAAAATTCTGAATAATTTCTTGATTACCTCTCTGACCTTGTTGCACTACATTCCGAATAAAATCAAAAGCAGAGACTCTTGCTACCCAGTCAGAACTAGGATTGAGACCCTCAGAAAGTGCATCGTGTAGAGTAGCCAGAGTATCTGTATATCTAGATACATCATTGGAAGGTACTTGACTATCATCAAACCTGTCCCGGCCACTTGCAGAAGGCCTTGACATTACTTGCTTTCTTAGAAGAGGTCTCTGGAAATTTGGGACACTGTTATTATGTGAATCTCTGTGAGCAGCATCCCTATAAGGCATATCATAGCTTTTTTCTGTGTGCATTTGAGGAAACCTCCTGGTTGACCGCAGATCATTACTCTCATCCATGTGGCCTCCGTCTTGAAGCCTCTCTGAAGATCTTCTTACATAAGGCAGTGATAAGCCTGTCATGGACTCAGATGATAGATTACTCAAATATGGTGACCTCGATCGCTCTTTGGTGGCCAACTGTGTTGTCATTGTATCCAGTGCGCGGGAACCTCCATTTCGTGTACTAGAACTTTTGATGCTAGGAATAGTTGAATCCAAGAACGCTGAGTTCTGCAGAGATAGATGATTTGAAGCTGGTGCTGCAAGAGGAACAGGAGGATCACGAGATGATGGAGCATCAACCCCTGCACTAGGATTAGAAAATAATAAGAAACTAGAATTCTAACGCTcagtagaagaagtagaaatgATAATTTAGTCAGGTGATTTCTAAGGAATATACACTATAAAAAGCATTCAAGAAAGGTGTATGCGGATTAAAGAATACCAAGGTCCAAGCTTGTTGAGCGTGCAACTGAGAAATTTTGCCTATCTGATATGCTAGCACCTTTCAGCAAACTTTCAATAGCAGAAACCTTTTCTTTGCTTGAACTTAGCACACTTTCTAGGCTTCTATCAGAAACTCTGCTGGTTGTCTTTGACTGTGATAAACGAAGATGGTTTGTTGGCAGCGATGTATCTGAAGAAATAGCTGCACCCTTGTCCATTGCAACAATAGCTGAAGTGCCATATCCAGGCATGTGAGTGGCACTTGCATGAGATGAAGTACGAGAAGGCTGCAGAACCTTCTCACGGAGTGAGGGAGAAGCATAACGTTTGTGCACACCATCCTCATCATTTATTGTCTGCAACAGTTGCCAATTGTACATTAGAATTTAGGCTGTGTTACAGCTACAAAAAATGTAAAATcggaagaaacaaaaaagaaaagcagCATGGCGTACCCTCTGTATAGCAGGATCAAATTGCATAAAAAGACGGCGGGAGCGCTCAGGCCATGTCTTTGTGAACATTCTGTAGCAAGTTCTTGCAGTTGCACGGACCTAGTTGCAGAAACAGCATGGAACACAAAAATAATCAGAAGAAATGTGGACAGAACCGCAATGGTCCCAGCATACCAGCAGGCAGCGGCACTGAGATCAGAGATGAGATAACTCAAGAACACTTTTAGTTTTAACAATTATGCCCATCAATAAGCAGGTATATCATCATATATTACCAATATAACGCATGAACTCAGAATATCGACTTGTCATTTGCTACATTATTGTCTCCTAGACTTTTTTTGGGTGGCATGCAAAGGGTGAGAGGAGAAAAAAGGCACCGGTTCCATATGAAGTAGGATCCCTCATGATTTTACTGCTTTCTCAGAAACAGATTGCTTATTACTTTATACACATTATGAACCGAAAGCAACCTATATTCTTCATTGTCATATATATCTGCAAACAGAACGCAAACCAGCACTATGTAGATTCTGTCTGGGCAATGTAATATTGATGCCTCTCCAGTCATGTAGACAGCCAGTTGGGGATAGATTAAAGTGTAAGGGCTGGGTCAGGGTTCTATCGGGTATTGCAGCATTGCTGCCTGAGCAGCAAGTTTTGTTGTTTCGCTCTTGTGTGCTGCAAACAGTTAACATTCTGTTTGGTGTGATTTCGACAGAATGGAACCATGACTGGACTCTTTGTTTCTACAAACACTAGCACGCCACACAGAGAAGGTGCCAGATAGCGTGACATATTGAACAATCTATTTAACTACCTGATTTGAAATGAAAATGAACACACTATATGCACCATAGGTCACCGAACAGATCATACCTCACTCATAGCATCTGCTACACAGCACTTTATTAGATCTTCATATAAATCAGCTGATCGTTGTATTTCCGGGGCATCAGCCCAATATTCCAATATTAGAAGCGCGTATTCGCAGCACCTGGTACAGTAAAATGTAAACTTGAGTAGATTGAAGAAACATGTATACTGGACAGTGTGAACATGCATACCTAGCACGGAGAATTGCGCTTCGGTCATTCTTAGCTGTGTCAGCTACACGAGGAAGAATTCGTGCAACCTTGCAATTTCGCAGGATCTGCAAGATGTTCCATATCAGCAAAGAGACTAAACAAATGGCATCCATGAAGTGCAACTATATTGAAATAAAACTTCCTCACAGTTTTTATGCAGGTGTCTGAAGATTCAGCGATGACAAGCACAGTTATGACAACAAGCTTAAAAAGCATCTGAAAATTTCACAAATGTTTTAGATTTATTAAAACAATATAGCAAAACAGAAGAAAGAAAATGTTTGCATCATTTACCGGGATAAATTGTTCGGCACATGGCTCAAAGTCACCAAGGAGTTCTTTGGACAGCACATTAAGTAGATGGCATGCCTGGGCATAAAAGACAAGACAGGAAGTAAGTTTTCAATTTGAGCACATTCATCCAATCAAGTATTCAACTCGTTTTGCAGCAAGAAAATAGAGGGTTTCCTGACAAAGGATACTTATCAAAAGAACATAAATGTGTGGATACCTGTTTTACAATGGTAGACCGTCGATCAGCTAGCTGAGTAGACAATGGAGGAATCAGCTGCTTCAAGAGTGTCAGAAACGATGGGTAATCAATAGCTCCTGGAGAAACATAAATATAACATTTTAAAGCTAAGCATACATCATCAAATTATCAAGGAGTAATTTATCAACATAAATGGTAAGAATGTTGACGGGCTAATTCTCAAATAACCCCATATTATATTATTATGTGTAATTGGACCGTGATGGCGTGATACATCTTTTCCCTTTTGAGTCAAATGATGAAGGCCTTGCAAAACAGCAAGGTATATCATCAAAACTGCAGGTTGCACCATTGCTCTGTTCTTTGAACCAATATTACTACACAATAGGATGCTTATAATAAAAGATGTTCATATTTATAAATGATGGACCTTATGTTTATTTCACTTCACTGCATACTTCAAAAGCTCACTTATCGGCAAATAAAGGGGAAATGTTTCCATCCTAGTCATCAGTCCTAGTAATGAGGGTCCCTTTCTGGTTAGACAACATATTAGTTGGCCATGCAGTCAAAGACGTACTGCAAAATCTTTGCTACAgatgttttttttcctttgcgaATGGCTACAGAGGTAACTAACGCCGAGCTTAGTTGCATAAAGCTTTGTAAAGAAAAATAGGTATAGACCTGGACATACCTCCGTAGACCAGTGCTTCAATCCTTTGCATTGCAGCAATACGAACTGACCAGTCCTTTTCTGGAACAAGAGTACCTGCAATCTTCTCAAACTCCCGAAGTAATTCTTTCTCTGAGTGGACTCTTACTGGTTCCACTGGTTTTTCAGTTATATCAGTTTCACCTGTAAATAAAACATCAAATTACTGTAGAGAAACATGTTGTCCGTGTGGCAGGTGACACTATCAGAATGACCAGAAAGACATCAACTTGTCAGAAAATGAAACTTTCGGTTAAGTCCAACAGATTGCATGCTGAAAAAGAAATTTCAGGGAACATAGCTCAACTAAAGGCTTCTGGACTATACACTGAGCAAAAGtaagaagaaaataaataaagaaacaaATATAGCAGTACTTGACCTGGATAAGTGATACATCTCAACACATGAAATGGACTTCAAATGTTGTACCATTCATGATTACTTTCAGATAATGAATCCAAAGACATTATGTGCATACTATCACTGCATTTCGAAATTAAGAATATATCATATGTTTTCACAGTAATTATGTTGATCGAATTCTCGAATTTGCACACCCTGGTCACTAAGGTCCACAAATTCTGAAACTACAGATTCACCACCTAAATTTGTTAACAGGGTACACGGATAGTTCTCAGATCTGGTTTTGCTAGCTCTGGTCACTTATGTGGCATGTTGACAGGGTACAATGTGTCATCTAATCAACAGGACCACTCTCAGCCCTGGTTCGCACGGATCTGGTCTGAACACATGCACCGAGAGTAAGACCTTTGTCAGCCCCAAGCCTCCAATGGTGACTCTGATCACGTCATCTGATCCCTGTGGTCAGTTCTTTCACGACTATCACTGAACCTTGACTCTGGTCAGGGTGGCCCAAGAACTCAGGGCAGGGCTccatgcccatgtggcatgagtaGCAGCAAGGAGAATGGTGAAGCTGACACTGACGGAAGAAAATGGGAGAAAAGGAACAGGAAGAAGATAGGGTGTCTGGCATGTGGGCCCTCCTTACTGGATGACACTACGCAAGCACTGAAATCATGCAAGATCTCATTAGGACCTCTGGAGAACCACTTTAACATACTTAGGACGAGTGAATAGGTGATTCCAATATTTATTGACATACGTGGTGGGGACATGAATTGATTGGAGCAATTGCCGTATATGTAACTCAAAAGCTGGACTTCAGTTTTATCGACACAGTACAGACTATAGAGCTACACATGATCATTCAAATATATGTGTTTGCACTCAACTATGGTTGCAAGCCAAGACGATCTATAACTGCAATTTGTCAGTCTAGGTACTGTTTAGGCACCAAAAGATGTCATCTTTTTCATGTTTATATGGGTGGACATTTGCGAATGCCTGAATGCTCCTAACCCGCTCATGATAATAGGATGGACTTACACATGAAGGGGATTCACTTTCAAAACGAAAACAATCAGCACTGTAGCTAATCGTAAACTTCTGACAAAAATATAGAGCTTACCTCCAAATAATGTGCTTTCCCTCGGTGTGCTTTTTGTCCGTGGGCTGCCTCTTTTTGGGTTAGCACTAACGGATCTAGACGGTGCAACTTTATGCTGTGTTGTAGTACCATCAGATGAGGGAACCTTTGGTTCAATTCTATTCAAtcttgaatttatttcttttagcTGCGGATATCGGACAATACATGAATTAGAATAATCCAGGTTTACTGCTTTGTGGACCTTTAAAAATGGACACGTAAAGTTCGATCATATAAAGTAGTACCAGACTCTAGTCCAAAATACACAGATACTAAGAGTGATACACTAGTATTAAAAGGACTTCTAGCAAGCAAAGGATAACTTCCAAAAACAACTAGATGGCCAAATACACTACCATGTATGGGGGCAGATTATGGCGCTGCAACTCTTCGTGGAACTGAGATCCCATGTTCCTGTACATTTCCTGTGATAAAATAAAGTGATATTAGGATTGCCATATAATTTTTGCATAGCCTGGATAGCGCGTACAGGCTGCAATTAGTCAGTATGGACAGTTGCTACTAGTTACACCAATAGTTTGAGAGCATGAGATAAACTATTTTTATTCAGATAAAGAGGTGATGCATAAAACACACAAAAATCGATAAAACTGAGCGCAAGGGAACAGTTAAAAGCAACTAGAAGCAAAGGGCATTGGGACTACATTAATTGTTTAGGTACATTTATAGGAAAGGTTCAGCCTATCCAACTCGCAGAGTGGGACAGAACTGTTGTTAAATTGAGGAAGATGAATGTTGAACATCCGAAAACGAAACGGGAAGATGAAAATCATGAGCTGAAGCAGGTCAAAGTGGTGTGAAGCCAACTAACCTCAATACAAGATATAGCAGCCTCTCTAACACTTTGGTTCGAATCATTCATCAACTGC
This window encodes:
- the LOC123427199 gene encoding CLIP-associated protein-like isoform X1, producing the protein MEAALEAARAKDTKERLAGVERLHEALDAAARRGLSPAEVTSLVDTCVDLTRDANFRVAQGGLQALSAAAVLAGDHFKIHLNALVPAAVERLGDGKQPVREAARQLLVTLMEVSSPTIILERAGGYAWAHKSWRVREEFVHTVATAVGLFASTELLMQRVLLSPVLQLMNDSNQSVREAAISCIEEMYRNMGSQFHEELQRHNLPPYMLKEINSRLNRIEPKVPSSDGTTTQHKVAPSRSVSANPKRGSPRTKSTPRESTLFGGETDITEKPVEPVRVHSEKELLREFEKIAGTLVPEKDWSVRIAAMQRIEALVYGGAIDYPSFLTLLKQLIPPLSTQLADRRSTIVKQACHLLNVLSKELLGDFEPCAEQFIPMLFKLVVITVLVIAESSDTCIKTILRNCKVARILPRVADTAKNDRSAILRARCCEYALLILEYWADAPEIQRSADLYEDLIKCCVADAMSEVRATARTCYRMFTKTWPERSRRLFMQFDPAIQRTINDEDGVHKRYASPSLREKVLQPSRTSSHASATHMPGYGTSAIVAMDKGAAISSDTSLPTNHLRLSQSKTTSRVSDRSLESVLSSSKEKVSAIESLLKGASISDRQNFSVARSTSLDLGVDAPSSRDPPVPLAAPASNHLSLQNSAFLDSTIPSIKSSSTRNGGSRALDTMTTQLATKERSRSPYLSNLSSESMTGLSLPYVRRSSERLQDGGHMDESNDLRSTRRFPQMHTEKSYDMPYRDAAHRDSHNNSVPNFQRPLLRKQVMSRPSASGRDRFDDSQVPSNDVSRYTDTLATLHDALSEGLNPSSDWVARVSAFDFIRNVVQQGQRGNQEIIQNFEKVMKLFFRHLDDPHHKVAQAAFSTLAEIIPACKKPFESYVERILPHVFSRLIDPKELVKKPCSLTLEIVGRLYAIDMLLPALVRSLDEQRSPKAKLAVIEFANRSFSKYTVDSEGYSNSGFLKLWLSKLAPLVNEKNAKLKEASISGIISVYSQFDSTAVLNFILSLSVEEQNLLRRALKQKTPRIEVDLVNYLQSKKERPRPKSYDQADFGTSSEDGYAQTLKKSYPFGRYSSSSLDAEVGKKTTTVQEPTLYNVSMARTTSDMSAATNQSPEPASGTEVFLNRSRESKNNISSAMEDNRSWTNYPEKTDVSLDGETAMSTPRLDFSQLHSPDGHNAVGSNTGKDVQEGDMVVNLSSIKTSIHADNGLSIPQLLHQISTDTEISSLEKHEALQQLIKASLGNDSSIWSKYFNQILTTVLDVLGDSDPSTREIALSLIAEMLNNQKDAMEESIEIVLEKLLHGTKDVVAKISNEANRCINVLLAKYDPFRCLAVVVPLLVSDDEKILVVSINCLTKLVAHLSQDELMDQLPTFLPALFDAFSNQSPDVRKSVVFCLVDIYIMLGKSFVPYLEGLSSTQLRLVTIYANRISQARSGTAIDANQ
- the LOC123427199 gene encoding CLIP-associated protein-like isoform X2 — its product is MEAALEAARAKDTKERLAGVERLHEALDAAARRGLSPAEVTSLVDTCVDLTRDANFRVAQGGLQALSAAAVLAGDHFKIHLNALVPAAVERLGDGKQPVREAARQLLVTLMEVSSPTIILERAGGYAWAHKSWRVREEFVHTVATAVGLFASTELLMQRVLLSPVLQLMNDSNQSVREAAISCIEEMYRNMGSQFHEELQRHNLPPYMLKEINSRLNRIEPKVPSSDGTTTQHKVAPSRSVSANPKRGSPRTKSTPRESTLFGGETDITEKPVEPVRVHSEKELLREFEKIAGTLVPEKDWSVRIAAMQRIEALVYGGAIDYPSFLTLLKQLIPPLSTQLADRRSTIVKQACHLLNVLSKELLGDFEPCAEQFIPMLFKLVVITVLVIAESSDTCIKTILRNCKVARILPRVADTAKNDRSAILRARCCEYALLILEYWADAPEIQRSADLYEDLIKCCVADAMSEVRATARTCYRMFTKTWPERSRRLFMQFDPAIQRTINDEDGVHKRYASPSLREKVLQPSRTSSHASATHMPGYGTSAIVAMDKGAAISSDTSLPTNHLRLSQSKTTSRVSDRSLESVLSSSKEKVSAIESLLKGASISDRQNFSVARSTSLDLAPASNHLSLQNSAFLDSTIPSIKSSSTRNGGSRALDTMTTQLATKERSRSPYLSNLSSESMTGLSLPYVRRSSERLQDGGHMDESNDLRSTRRFPQMHTEKSYDMPYRDAAHRDSHNNSVPNFQRPLLRKQVMSRPSASGRDRFDDSQVPSNDVSRYTDTLATLHDALSEGLNPSSDWVARVSAFDFIRNVVQQGQRGNQEIIQNFEKVMKLFFRHLDDPHHKVAQAAFSTLAEIIPACKKPFESYVERILPHVFSRLIDPKELVKKPCSLTLEIVGRLYAIDMLLPALVRSLDEQRSPKAKLAVIEFANRSFSKYTVDSEGYSNSGFLKLWLSKLAPLVNEKNAKLKEASISGIISVYSQFDSTAVLNFILSLSVEEQNLLRRALKQKTPRIEVDLVNYLQSKKERPRPKSYDQADFGTSSEDGYAQTLKKSYPFGRYSSSSLDAEVGKKTTTVQEPTLYNVSMARTTSDMSAATNQSPEPASGTEVFLNRSRESKNNISSAMEDNRSWTNYPEKTDVSLDGETAMSTPRLDFSQLHSPDGHNAVGSNTGKDVQEGDMVVNLSSIKTSIHADNGLSIPQLLHQISTDTEISSLEKHEALQQLIKASLGNDSSIWSKYFNQILTTVLDVLGDSDPSTREIALSLIAEMLNNQKDAMEESIEIVLEKLLHGTKDVVAKISNEANRCINVLLAKYDPFRCLAVVVPLLVSDDEKILVVSINCLTKLVAHLSQDELMDQLPTFLPALFDAFSNQSPDVRKSVVFCLVDIYIMLGKSFVPYLEGLSSTQLRLVTIYANRISQARSGTAIDANQ
- the LOC123427199 gene encoding CLIP-associated protein-like isoform X3; this encodes MEAALEAARAKDTKERLAGVERLHEALDAAARRGLSPAEVTSLVDTCVDLTRDANFRVAQGGLQALSAAAVLAGDHFKIHLNALVPAAVERLGDGKQPVREAARQLLVTLMEVSSPTIILERAGGYAWAHKSWRVREEFVHTVATAVGLFASTELLMQRVLLSPVLQLMNDSNQSVREAAISCIEEMYRNMGSQFHEELQRHNLPPYMLKEINSRLNRIEPKVPSSDGTTTQHKVAPSRSVSANPKRGSPRTKSTPRESTLFGGETDITEKPVEPVRVHSEKELLREFEKIAGTLVPEKDWSVRIAAMQRIEALVYGGAIDYPSFLTLLKQLIPPLSTQLADRRSTIVKQACHLLNVLSKELLGDFEPCAEQFIPMLFKLVVITVLVIAESSDTCIKTILRNCKVARILPRVADTAKNDRSAILRARCCEYALLILEYWADAPEIQRSADLYEDLIKCCVADAMSEVRATARTCYRMFTKTWPERSRRLFMQFDPAIQRTINDEDGVHKRYASPSLREKVLQPSRTSSHASATHMPGYGTSAIVAMDKGAAISSDTSLPTNHLRLSQSKTTSRVSDRSLESVLSSSKEKVSAIESLLKGASISDRQNFSVARSTSLDLVQGLMLHHLVILLFLLQHQLQIIYLCRTQRSWIQLFLASKVLVHEMEVPAHWIQ